The Polymorphobacter megasporae genome window below encodes:
- a CDS encoding GntR family transcriptional regulator translates to MSKASENAYRFIRGEILSGALEPGAQLREEALAAASGVSRTPVREALQRLESERFILRSGTQRSFVATLSEDDIAEGFALRTMLEGHAAERAATRITPAELDALALHNGAIVGTLSGQAVDAAAFVEHNRAFHDVVIAAAGSDRLAAMLATVVEQPIVLRTARQYDREAVERSHAEHDELIVAFRRADGEWAKAVMTAHIRRAFHTYHDAFRRGRLTPPASST, encoded by the coding sequence ATGTCCAAGGCTTCCGAAAATGCCTACCGCTTCATCCGCGGCGAAATCCTGTCGGGCGCGCTCGAACCCGGCGCGCAACTCCGCGAGGAGGCACTGGCCGCGGCGAGCGGCGTGTCGCGGACACCCGTGCGCGAGGCGTTGCAGCGGCTCGAAAGCGAGCGCTTCATCCTCCGCTCGGGGACGCAGCGCAGTTTCGTCGCGACGCTGTCCGAAGACGACATCGCCGAAGGCTTTGCGCTGCGGACGATGCTCGAGGGTCATGCCGCCGAGCGCGCAGCGACGCGGATCACCCCGGCCGAACTCGACGCTCTCGCCCTGCATAATGGCGCAATCGTCGGCACGCTGAGCGGCCAGGCGGTCGATGCCGCGGCGTTCGTCGAACATAACCGTGCATTCCACGACGTCGTCATCGCCGCCGCCGGATCCGATCGCCTCGCGGCGATGCTGGCGACCGTCGTCGAGCAACCAATCGTCCTGCGCACCGCCCGGCAATACGACCGCGAGGCGGTCGAGCGATCGCACGCCGAGCATGATGAGCTGATCGTCGCCTTCCGCCGCGCCGACGGCGAATGGGCAAAGGCGGTGATGACCGCGCATATCCGCCGGGCTTTCCACACTTATCACGATGCGTTCCGTCGTGGACGCTTGACCCCGCCCGCGTCATCAACATAG
- a CDS encoding aldo/keto reductase, translated as MDTRKLGRQGLEVSALGLGCMGMSDFYGSRDEAESVATINRALDLGVTFLDTADMYGVGANEELIGRVVRQRREWVVVATKFGNVRGADGSYRGVNGSADYVRQACDASLKRLGLDVIDLYYQHRVDPNVPIEETVGAMADLVTAGKVRYLGLSEASPATIRRAHAVHPITALQTEYSLWTRDPESEILPTVRELGIGFVPYSPLGRGFLTGQFTSPDDLAADDSRRNHPRFQGDAFAKNLKLLAAVEAIAADKGCSPAQLALAWVLAQGDDIVPIPGTKRRTYLEDNLGALEVKLDAADLRRIDAVLPPGMATGTRYPAASMAAIDQ; from the coding sequence ATGGACACCCGCAAGCTCGGCCGCCAGGGCCTTGAAGTCTCCGCGCTCGGCCTAGGGTGCATGGGCATGTCCGACTTCTACGGAAGCCGCGACGAGGCGGAGTCGGTGGCGACGATCAACCGCGCGCTCGACCTTGGCGTGACCTTCCTCGACACCGCCGACATGTACGGCGTCGGGGCGAACGAGGAACTCATCGGCCGCGTCGTTCGCCAACGCCGCGAGTGGGTCGTCGTCGCCACCAAGTTCGGCAACGTGCGCGGTGCGGACGGGAGCTATCGCGGGGTGAACGGCAGTGCGGACTATGTGCGGCAGGCGTGCGATGCCAGTCTCAAGCGCCTCGGCCTCGACGTCATCGACCTGTACTACCAGCACCGCGTCGACCCCAATGTCCCGATCGAGGAGACGGTCGGCGCGATGGCCGACCTCGTAACTGCCGGAAAAGTCAGGTATCTCGGGCTGTCCGAAGCCTCCCCCGCCACGATCCGTCGCGCCCACGCGGTCCACCCGATCACCGCGCTTCAGACCGAATACTCGCTGTGGACGCGCGATCCGGAGAGCGAGATCCTGCCGACGGTGCGCGAACTCGGCATCGGCTTCGTGCCGTACAGCCCGCTCGGCCGCGGCTTCCTCACCGGCCAATTCACCAGCCCCGACGACCTCGCCGCGGACGATAGCCGCCGCAATCATCCGCGGTTTCAGGGCGACGCCTTTGCCAAGAACCTTAAGCTCCTTGCTGCAGTCGAAGCGATCGCCGCCGACAAGGGCTGCTCCCCGGCACAGCTTGCGCTGGCGTGGGTGCTGGCGCAGGGCGACGATATCGTCCCGATCCCCGGCACCAAGCGCCGCACGTACCTCGAGGATAATCTCGGCGCGCTTGAGGTAAAGCTCGACGCTGCCGACCTCCGCCGGATCGACGCGGTGCTGCCTCCCGGCATGGCGACGGGGACGCGTTATCCCGCCGCGTCGATGGCGGCGATCGACCAGTGA
- the kaiC gene encoding circadian clock protein KaiC, producing MKVPASTANAPPASHGIAIPKAPTGIEGFDQISRGGLPRGRLTAIVGAPGAGKTVFAIQTMVNRLTKLGEPCIFVTFEEPIAQIRANVALFEWAANPLAEPPETTRFHLVDARVPEDAVMTGAFDLKGLLAVLTALTEETGARNIVFDGIDMLLSSLHDEQLERTELLRLDAWIRKMEISAIVTVKTFGTRDREQVRADFLQYMTDCLIILAETVTATGSSRTIRIGKYRGSGFAANPVPIVIGASGINVIAIKSERIGYPTFADRVSTGIARLDALLNGGYLRGNSVLISGSPGTSKTSLGVSFAAAACGRGDRVLLVSFDEGAEQIVANMVSIGIDLAPFVDAGLLTVASFVSAGVSPEEHLIQIRDMMDAGRPDCLVIDPISALMKADYPFSAMICEDLLNMAKSRGTTVVCTSLLDQVSGNVELSASTISTIADTWLHVSYVARDGERNRAVTIIKSRGTGHSNQVRELVLGASGIDLVDVYVAEGEVLMGSARAQKEAEVERLHVLDEIAAGRLHVTLERELSEARSKVEAATLELGWKQREADLSNVDEASRLEVGRAATRDRLDLRRVKDDIPTAEEILGSASSGNG from the coding sequence ATGAAAGTTCCGGCATCCACCGCCAATGCGCCGCCGGCATCGCACGGCATTGCGATCCCGAAAGCGCCCACCGGCATCGAGGGCTTCGACCAGATCAGTCGCGGCGGCCTGCCGCGGGGCCGGTTGACCGCGATCGTCGGTGCCCCGGGGGCCGGAAAGACCGTGTTCGCGATCCAGACGATGGTCAATCGACTGACCAAGCTTGGCGAGCCGTGCATCTTCGTGACGTTCGAGGAGCCGATCGCGCAGATCAGGGCGAACGTCGCATTGTTCGAATGGGCCGCCAATCCGCTCGCTGAGCCGCCTGAAACAACGCGGTTTCACCTCGTCGACGCCCGGGTGCCCGAAGATGCGGTGATGACGGGGGCGTTCGACCTCAAGGGGCTGCTTGCGGTGCTGACGGCGCTCACGGAGGAGACCGGCGCGCGCAACATCGTGTTCGACGGCATCGATATGCTGCTCAGCAGCCTGCATGACGAGCAGCTCGAGCGAACCGAACTCCTGCGTCTAGACGCGTGGATCCGGAAGATGGAGATTTCCGCCATCGTGACCGTGAAGACCTTCGGCACGCGCGACCGCGAGCAGGTCCGCGCCGATTTTCTGCAATATATGACCGACTGCCTGATCATTCTCGCCGAGACGGTGACCGCGACCGGCTCGTCGCGGACGATCCGCATCGGCAAATATCGCGGATCAGGCTTCGCTGCCAACCCCGTGCCGATCGTGATCGGCGCTTCGGGCATCAACGTCATCGCGATCAAGAGCGAGCGCATCGGTTACCCGACGTTTGCCGATCGGGTTTCGACCGGCATCGCGCGGCTCGATGCGCTGTTGAACGGCGGTTACCTGCGCGGCAACAGCGTCTTGATATCGGGCTCGCCCGGAACATCGAAGACCAGTCTTGGCGTCAGCTTCGCCGCTGCGGCGTGTGGGCGCGGCGATCGCGTCCTGCTGGTGAGCTTCGACGAGGGCGCCGAGCAGATCGTCGCCAACATGGTTTCGATCGGCATCGACCTGGCTCCGTTCGTCGATGCCGGCCTGCTCACCGTCGCGTCGTTCGTGTCAGCCGGGGTCAGCCCTGAAGAACATCTCATCCAGATCCGTGACATGATGGATGCGGGACGACCCGACTGCCTCGTGATCGACCCGATTTCCGCGTTGATGAAGGCCGATTATCCGTTCTCGGCGATGATCTGCGAAGACTTGCTCAACATGGCCAAGTCGCGCGGAACGACCGTCGTCTGCACCTCGCTGCTCGACCAGGTCAGCGGCAACGTCGAGCTGTCGGCGAGCACGATATCGACGATCGCCGACACGTGGCTGCACGTGTCGTATGTGGCGCGCGACGGCGAGCGCAACCGCGCCGTGACGATCATCAAGTCACGCGGCACCGGTCACTCGAATCAGGTCCGCGAGCTTGTTCTTGGGGCGTCGGGTATCGACCTGGTCGACGTCTATGTCGCCGAGGGCGAGGTGCTGATGGGAAGCGCCCGCGCCCAGAAGGAGGCCGAAGTCGAGCGGCTCCATGTCCTCGACGAGATTGCCGCAGGCCGGCTGCACGTGACGCTCGAACGCGAATTGTCCGAAGCGCGGTCCAAGGTCGAAGCAGCGACGCTCGAACTTGGCTGGAAACAGCGCGAGGCCGACCTGTCGAATGTAGACGAGGCGAGCCGGCTCGAGGTCGGCCGCGCCGCCACACGCGACCGGCTCGACCTCAGGCGCGTCAAGGACGACATTCCGACCGCCGAAGAGATTTTGGGGTCCGCTTCCAGTGGGAACGGCTGA
- a CDS encoding hydantoinase/oxoprolinase family protein produces MAYRLGIDVGGTFTDLLLLDEATGGFWRHKTPSTPADSSIGILIGVHAICAEAGIAPADVATLFQGTTVATNAVLEGKGARVGLVVTRGYRQVMQIARSFVPGGLAGWIIWPKPVPLAALEDTVEVGGRIDGRGREVEPMNDAEVRAALETLRGRGVEAVTVSLMNAYLDGGHEDRIGALAAEILPDTPVSLSHVVLPEMQEYERTLTTVANAAVRPVVGRYVRALRAKLREAGMTGRIALLRSDGGLMSSEKAEEHPVSLLMSGPAGGVAGALWVGRNAGLSNILTLDVGGTSTDVALIENLEPRRTRTTEVGHLSVRASSLDVKTVGAGGDSIASVPELTRALRVGPQSAGAVPGPAAYGKGGVLPTVTDANVVLGYLPENLLGGSFRLDRAAATAAVQTIADAMGIDLMAAARGIIDIVNENMFGALRMISVQQGYDPRDFALMGFGGAGPLHINAIARLMGSWPAVSPVSPGVLCALGDATTLMRTESARSFARLARDTSEAELIAALDGMATSTVAELVAELVPADEITSLYEIDVRYEGQAFEVPMTITPDVLRSDGIAGLLARFDEEHRRLFTFNMASPHEIVNLRAVALGRPLDLPAVRLPVGDGSPAAAKVRDHELWMDGRMQPAAIYDRSRLRAGDIVAGPAVVVEMDSTTLIEAGHDGTVDPVGNILIRPREGKI; encoded by the coding sequence ATGGCTTATCGGCTCGGCATCGACGTCGGCGGCACCTTCACCGACCTGCTGTTGCTCGATGAAGCGACGGGCGGTTTCTGGCGTCACAAGACGCCGTCGACCCCCGCCGACAGCTCGATCGGCATCCTGATCGGGGTTCACGCGATTTGCGCCGAGGCCGGCATCGCCCCCGCCGACGTCGCCACGCTGTTCCAGGGCACGACCGTCGCGACCAACGCGGTGCTCGAAGGCAAAGGCGCGCGGGTCGGGCTCGTGGTGACGCGCGGCTACCGCCAGGTGATGCAGATCGCGCGCAGCTTCGTCCCCGGCGGCCTCGCCGGGTGGATTATCTGGCCAAAGCCGGTCCCGCTCGCGGCGCTCGAGGACACCGTCGAGGTCGGCGGCCGCATCGACGGCCGCGGCCGCGAGGTCGAGCCGATGAATGACGCCGAGGTCCGCGCTGCGCTCGAGACCCTGCGCGGTCGTGGCGTCGAGGCGGTGACGGTGTCGCTGATGAACGCGTATCTCGACGGCGGCCACGAAGACCGGATCGGCGCGCTCGCCGCCGAGATCCTGCCCGATACCCCGGTCTCGCTGAGCCACGTCGTCCTCCCCGAGATGCAGGAATACGAGCGGACGCTGACAACCGTCGCCAACGCCGCGGTCCGCCCGGTCGTCGGCCGCTACGTCCGCGCGCTGCGTGCCAAGCTGCGCGAAGCCGGGATGACCGGACGCATCGCGCTGCTTCGCTCCGACGGCGGGCTGATGAGTTCGGAAAAGGCCGAGGAGCATCCGGTATCGCTGTTGATGTCGGGCCCGGCGGGGGGCGTCGCCGGGGCGTTGTGGGTCGGGCGCAACGCTGGCTTGAGCAACATCCTGACGCTCGACGTCGGCGGCACCTCGACCGATGTCGCGTTGATCGAAAACCTCGAACCGCGGCGAACGCGCACCACCGAGGTCGGGCATCTGTCGGTCCGCGCGTCGTCGCTCGACGTCAAGACGGTCGGCGCGGGCGGCGACTCGATCGCCAGCGTCCCCGAACTCACCCGCGCGCTGCGTGTCGGCCCGCAGTCGGCGGGGGCGGTGCCCGGACCGGCGGCATACGGCAAGGGCGGCGTGTTGCCGACGGTGACCGACGCGAATGTCGTCCTCGGCTACCTCCCCGAGAATCTGCTCGGCGGCAGCTTCCGCCTCGACCGCGCGGCGGCGACGGCGGCAGTCCAGACGATCGCCGACGCGATGGGGATCGACCTGATGGCCGCCGCGCGCGGGATCATCGACATCGTCAACGAGAACATGTTCGGCGCGCTGCGGATGATCTCGGTCCAGCAGGGCTACGACCCGCGCGATTTCGCCCTGATGGGGTTTGGCGGCGCCGGTCCGCTCCATATCAACGCGATCGCCCGGCTGATGGGCAGCTGGCCCGCGGTGTCGCCGGTATCGCCCGGGGTGCTGTGCGCGCTCGGCGATGCGACGACGCTGATGCGGACCGAATCGGCACGGTCGTTCGCCCGTCTTGCCCGCGACACCAGCGAGGCCGAATTGATCGCTGCGCTCGATGGGATGGCGACGTCGACGGTCGCCGAACTCGTCGCTGAACTGGTCCCCGCCGACGAGATCACCTCGCTGTACGAGATCGACGTCCGCTACGAAGGCCAGGCGTTCGAGGTGCCGATGACGATCACCCCCGACGTCCTGCGGTCAGACGGCATCGCCGGGCTGCTCGCGCGGTTCGACGAGGAACACCGCCGCCTGTTCACCTTCAACATGGCGAGCCCGCACGAGATCGTGAACCTGCGCGCGGTCGCGCTCGGGCGCCCGCTCGACCTCCCGGCCGTGCGACTGCCGGTCGGCGACGGCTCCCCGGCGGCGGCGAAGGTCCGCGATCACGAGCTGTGGATGGACGGGCGGATGCAGCCCGCGGCGATCTACGACCGCTCCCGCCTCCGCGCCGGTGACATCGTCGCCGGTCCCGCGGTCGTCGTCGAGATGGACTCGACGACGCTGATCGAGGCCGGTCACGACGGCACCGTCGACCCCGTCGGCAATATCCTCATCCGCCCGCGCGAAGGGAAAATCTGA
- a CDS encoding circadian clock KaiB family protein produces MDLVETPSSGAVLRLRLYVARSTPNSVRAEHNLSLILDGLDLGTTPPELEIIDVFSQPRRAITDGIIVTPTLICQAADKRLFLMGDLTDHAQVRRVLMDLMTA; encoded by the coding sequence GTGGACCTCGTCGAAACTCCGTCGAGCGGGGCGGTCCTGCGCTTGCGGCTGTATGTCGCGCGATCGACGCCCAATTCGGTCCGTGCGGAGCATAATCTGTCGCTCATCCTCGATGGCCTCGACCTCGGCACCACCCCGCCCGAACTCGAGATTATCGATGTCTTCTCGCAGCCCAGGCGGGCAATTACCGACGGCATCATCGTCACCCCAACCTTGATCTGCCAGGCCGCCGACAAGCGACTGTTCCTGATGGGTGACCTGACCGATCACGCGCAGGTCCGACGCGTGCTCATGGATTTGATGACCGCATAG
- a CDS encoding TonB-dependent receptor encodes MGKRRYLLLVGTASLLAVPAGAQSVVAETPAAADTTALADSGDIIVTARRVNESLGNVPASITAFSAATIATKDIQRAADFVKLTPGVTIVTSTGDAGDTQINIRGINGARDAESSVALVVDGILKTNTADLNQNFGTLRQIEVLKGPQGALYGRNAAAGAIIIQTVKPGDTFEGEARTSIANDNTYTANAYVAGPVSDKIGVVLSGSYATTDGFYTNTLLKSKTVDDQRSFGIDGRVIAKIGDSTTLDAKARYGELHGASINFNSDFLLPNFAASNAAFYEDVNKHPFNYYSNIRPTNDQQTVEASLKLDHDFGGMALTVWGQFSDISNKLTADGTSADFARYISAAQPAGNATVNACFASTAALTGYTVNQPDSIGKIPVPFIFAPATGSTFGAYSPTTCDGTQFQRRDQTDYSTEIRLASTGDGPLSWQAGAYYLHVDRHVGVSLGGDTGAGVIQQLYNAPGSANPTSQLFDDKLRTNVYAAFGSVDYKPTPRIDLSVALRYDIEERHDHNLVPLATDPFTGSPINPGQTNGAIPDQQKTFRQFEPKVSVRYEILPRTNLYANYGVGFKSGGFNNAGSAAIVQQNFVQALGANVKIDDQYRKEKSDAFEAGIKGRVGPFTYNLAGYYTQVHDMQFFEFFVGSFGLLRVVSNIDRVDLTGVEGSANVTIVKGWTLDGAFNYTDSKIKKNSSRPDTVGNESPYTAKYTINAGTQVLEPLTDKIDGLFRLDYRLTGPTWFSTVQNQVEPTLFSGLLPISALALPAFVGNANFVRSRRDAFGVFDVRAGIQGGRWKAILFSDNVLDKKYLAEVIPAIEFGGAFISPGARRRFGIELGYKF; translated from the coding sequence ATGGGCAAGCGCCGCTATTTATTGTTGGTTGGAACGGCATCGCTGCTCGCGGTCCCGGCGGGAGCGCAGTCGGTCGTCGCCGAGACGCCTGCCGCCGCCGATACCACGGCGCTCGCCGACAGCGGCGACATCATCGTCACCGCGCGCCGGGTCAACGAGTCGCTCGGCAACGTCCCGGCGTCGATCACCGCGTTCTCCGCCGCAACGATCGCCACCAAGGACATCCAGCGCGCCGCCGATTTCGTCAAGCTGACCCCCGGCGTGACGATCGTCACGTCGACCGGCGATGCGGGCGACACCCAGATCAACATTCGCGGCATCAATGGCGCGCGCGACGCCGAAAGCTCGGTTGCGCTCGTCGTCGACGGCATCCTCAAGACGAACACCGCCGATCTCAACCAGAATTTCGGGACGCTGCGCCAGATCGAGGTGCTCAAGGGCCCGCAGGGCGCGCTCTATGGGCGCAACGCCGCCGCCGGCGCGATCATCATCCAGACGGTCAAGCCCGGCGACACCTTCGAAGGCGAAGCGCGGACGAGCATCGCCAACGACAACACCTACACCGCCAACGCCTATGTCGCGGGACCGGTATCGGACAAGATCGGCGTCGTGCTGTCGGGCTCGTATGCGACAACCGATGGATTTTATACGAACACGCTGCTTAAGAGCAAAACCGTCGACGACCAGCGCAGCTTTGGGATCGACGGGCGCGTCATCGCCAAGATCGGTGACAGCACGACGCTCGACGCGAAAGCGCGCTACGGCGAGCTCCACGGTGCATCGATTAATTTCAACTCGGACTTCCTCCTGCCCAATTTCGCCGCGTCGAATGCGGCGTTCTATGAGGACGTCAACAAGCATCCGTTCAACTATTACAGCAACATCCGGCCGACGAACGATCAGCAGACGGTCGAGGCATCGCTCAAGCTCGACCATGATTTCGGCGGCATGGCGCTGACCGTCTGGGGCCAGTTCAGCGACATCAGCAACAAGCTCACCGCCGATGGCACGTCGGCCGATTTCGCGCGCTATATCTCGGCGGCGCAGCCCGCGGGGAATGCGACGGTCAACGCCTGCTTCGCCTCGACTGCGGCGCTGACCGGCTACACCGTCAACCAGCCGGATTCGATCGGCAAGATCCCGGTGCCGTTCATCTTCGCACCGGCGACCGGCTCGACCTTCGGCGCGTATTCGCCGACGACGTGCGACGGGACGCAATTCCAGCGGCGCGACCAGACCGATTATTCGACCGAAATTCGCCTCGCCTCGACGGGTGACGGCCCGCTCAGCTGGCAGGCCGGGGCGTATTACCTCCACGTCGACCGCCATGTCGGCGTTAGCCTCGGCGGTGATACCGGGGCCGGGGTCATCCAGCAGTTGTACAACGCGCCGGGGTCGGCCAATCCGACGTCGCAGCTGTTCGACGACAAGTTGCGCACCAACGTCTACGCCGCGTTCGGCTCGGTCGATTACAAGCCGACCCCGCGCATCGACCTCAGCGTCGCGCTGCGCTACGATATCGAGGAGCGGCACGACCACAACCTCGTGCCGCTGGCGACCGATCCGTTCACCGGCAGCCCGATCAATCCCGGCCAGACCAACGGCGCGATCCCCGACCAGCAGAAGACCTTTCGCCAGTTCGAGCCGAAGGTCAGCGTGCGTTACGAAATCCTGCCACGGACAAACCTGTACGCGAACTACGGCGTCGGCTTCAAATCGGGCGGGTTCAACAACGCCGGCTCGGCGGCGATCGTCCAGCAGAACTTCGTCCAGGCGCTTGGGGCGAACGTCAAGATCGACGACCAGTATCGCAAGGAAAAGTCGGACGCGTTCGAGGCCGGCATCAAGGGCCGCGTCGGGCCGTTTACCTACAACCTCGCGGGCTATTACACCCAGGTCCACGACATGCAGTTCTTCGAGTTCTTCGTCGGCTCGTTCGGCTTGCTCCGCGTCGTCTCGAACATCGACCGTGTCGACCTGACCGGAGTCGAAGGAAGCGCGAACGTCACGATCGTCAAGGGCTGGACGCTCGACGGCGCCTTCAACTACACCGACTCGAAGATCAAGAAGAACAGCTCGCGGCCCGACACCGTCGGCAACGAGTCGCCGTACACCGCGAAGTACACGATCAATGCGGGGACGCAGGTTCTCGAGCCGCTGACCGACAAGATCGACGGCCTGTTCCGCCTCGACTACCGCCTGACCGGGCCGACGTGGTTCTCGACCGTCCAGAACCAGGTCGAGCCGACGCTGTTCAGCGGGCTGCTGCCGATCTCGGCGCTGGCGCTGCCCGCGTTCGTCGGCAACGCCAACTTCGTCCGGTCACGCCGCGATGCGTTCGGCGTGTTCGACGTCCGCGCCGGCATCCAGGGCGGACGCTGGAAGGCGATCCTGTTCTCCGACAACGTGCTCGACAAGAAGTACCTCGCCGAAGTCATCCCGGCGATCGAGTTCGGGGGCGCCTTCATCTCGCCGGGCGCGCGCCGCCGCTTCGGGATTGAGTTGGGGTATAAGTTCTAG
- a CDS encoding SDR family NAD(P)-dependent oxidoreductase: MSAPSFAAIAPGNLAVVTGAASGIGLAAAQAFAAGGMRVAMLDRAGETLDNATASIDGAVAFATDVADRSAIADLARTIVERHGPVSVLMNNAGVGSGGDVFADPAAWDEVIGVNLMGVVHGVQAFVPEMLGHGGPGLVINTGSKQGITHPPGNTAYNVSKAGVKALTEGLAHSLRERAGDRVTAHLLIPGFTHTGMTRGRPVERPAGAWSPEQVVDLMLERVARGDFYIVCPDNETTPEQDAKRIAWAAGDIIENRPALSRWHPAWKEQFAAFLND; encoded by the coding sequence GTGAGCGCACCCTCGTTCGCAGCGATCGCGCCGGGTAATCTCGCGGTCGTCACCGGGGCTGCCAGCGGAATCGGGCTTGCGGCGGCGCAGGCGTTCGCTGCGGGGGGAATGCGCGTCGCGATGCTCGACCGCGCTGGCGAGACGCTCGACAATGCGACCGCGTCGATCGACGGCGCGGTCGCTTTCGCCACCGACGTCGCCGACCGCTCCGCCATCGCCGATCTCGCGCGGACGATCGTCGAGCGTCACGGCCCGGTGTCGGTGCTGATGAACAACGCCGGGGTCGGATCGGGCGGCGATGTCTTTGCCGACCCGGCGGCGTGGGACGAGGTGATCGGGGTCAACCTGATGGGCGTGGTCCACGGCGTGCAGGCGTTCGTGCCGGAAATGCTGGGTCACGGCGGCCCGGGTCTGGTCATCAACACCGGGTCGAAGCAGGGCATCACCCATCCGCCCGGCAACACCGCGTATAACGTCAGCAAGGCGGGCGTGAAGGCGCTGACCGAGGGGCTCGCGCATTCGCTCCGCGAGCGCGCCGGCGACCGTGTCACGGCGCACCTGCTGATCCCGGGCTTCACCCACACCGGGATGACCCGTGGCCGTCCGGTCGAGAGGCCAGCGGGTGCATGGTCGCCCGAGCAGGTCGTCGACCTAATGCTCGAGCGCGTCGCACGCGGCGACTTCTATATTGTCTGCCCCGACAACGAGACGACCCCGGAGCAGGACGCGAAGCGCATCGCCTGGGCGGCAGGCGACATCATCGAGAACCGCCCTGCTTTGTCGCGTTGGCACCCGGCCTGGAAGGAGCAGTTCGCGGCGTTTCTGAACGACTAA